One Thiocapsa sp. genomic window, CGTCGCAGACGCTCGCAGCCAGCAGCGGCTTCAGTGCGGCGCAGTGTGGGCAACGGGTGAATGAGTGTGGTCAAGGTGGGGGCAACCCGCCGGGAGCGGGTTGTCCCCGGCTTGTCCACACGCCCGCTTGCGGCATTCACGCGTTGTCCACACGGAGTCCGCCCGCGCCCCACCCGCAGCCAAGCCCCATCCATCATCGAAGGTGGGTCCGATGGGGTTGGCAGCTGCTCAACGACCATCCCGCCGAAACAACGATGAGGATAGAAAAAAATGATGGATAGGAGGCAAATCGGACTTGCGTCAGAACAGAGTATCTACCCTCTCTGCTTTGCGTGGCTGCTCCGGGAAAGCAGAGCTTCCGGTACCGGGTTCCCGAGCGGAGCTTGGGAACCAGTTAACCCGGTAAAATCAGTGTTCCTCGCCAACACTCATGTGCCGTACCGCGCGCAACCAATCCTCTCCGTCGGGACTGATGAGCAGTTGATCGCTTGGCGGGTGGCCTCGGGTGATTTCAGTGGCGACTGAGCCAGGTGTCGAGGTCGAGGGTGCTGGTGAAGTCCAACAGGTCTTCGCCGAGGGTTTCGAGTTGCTCGGAGGGAAGTGACTGGATGCGCTGGCGATGGGGTTCGGGAACTTGTCCCAAGCGGCGCCTCAGTTGACGCAGTCCCAAATCGATCTCACCCTCGTGGCGGCCCTGTTCGGTCAATCTGGCGGCGTCTCCGGTCATGGTATTGGCCGCTTGCGGATAGCGCTGACGGTCGAGTTCCCACTCATTCTCGTCCTGCATGGCGTCGATGTCGATGACGTCGGCCTATTTGCGCCGGCGCTCGGCGATCCCGGCAATTGGGCCTTTTTCAGCGCGCTTCCGACGACGTCGTCCAGCGTCTGCACGCTACCCGCATAGAGCCACAGGCGGCGGCCTTCGAACAGGCACTTGGCCAGCGCGAGATCGACCGACTCGCACCAGGGTTTACGCCCGACACAGCTGTCGACGGCGACATTCACATCCAGCAACAGATCCATGGCTCAGCGGTCCTCTTGCAACGCAAAGGCGTCGAGACGTTGCTGTTGCTTGTCGGTCA contains:
- a CDS encoding DUF4351 domain-containing protein; this encodes MQDENEWELDRQRYPQAANTMTGDAARLTEQGRHEGEIDLGLRQLRRRLGQVPEPHRQRIQSLPSEQLETLGEDLLDFTSTLDLDTWLSRH